A single window of Polaribacter sp. SA4-10 DNA harbors:
- a CDS encoding CBS domain-containing protein, with translation MNDYILKEIKALRLKDSVKSAQKIFRNYPITHFPVIENDKLLGSFAESDIQTIENKEGELVAYAYLLNSFFADEKATVLELLKIFADNDTNIIPVLNKDKNYIGYYDLCDVLDVFSTSPFMIEESETLIVEKLINDYSMGKVAQIVEASGGKLLGLYISNKTTDFVQITLKIVSEEINEIIQTFRRYDYKIISSHENDIYLEDLKNRSDYLQKYLEM, from the coding sequence ATGAACGATTACATATTAAAAGAAATAAAAGCACTTCGCTTAAAAGACAGTGTAAAGAGTGCTCAAAAAATATTTAGGAACTATCCTATTACACATTTCCCTGTAATCGAAAACGATAAATTACTAGGTTCTTTTGCTGAAAGTGATATACAAACAATTGAAAATAAAGAGGGTGAATTGGTTGCGTATGCCTATTTGTTAAATTCATTTTTTGCTGATGAAAAAGCAACTGTTTTAGAATTGTTAAAAATTTTCGCTGATAATGACACTAACATTATTCCTGTTTTAAACAAGGATAAAAATTATATTGGTTATTATGATTTATGCGATGTTTTAGATGTTTTTTCTACAAGCCCTTTTATGATTGAAGAAAGTGAAACGTTAATTGTAGAAAAATTAATAAATGATTACTCTATGGGTAAAGTTGCTCAAATTGTTGAAGCAAGTGGTGGCAAATTATTAGGCTTATATATTTCTAATAAAACAACAGATTTTGTTCAAATTACCTTAAAAATAGTTTCTGAAGAAATAAACGAAATTATTCAAACTTTTAGAAGGTATGATTATAAAATAATTTCTTCTCATGAGAATGATATTTATCTAGAGGATTTAAAAAACAGATCAGATTACTTACAGAAGTACTTAGAAATGTAA
- a CDS encoding NAD kinase → MKKVAIYGQSYSISAEKEIKILLEVLEEKNILYFFEEQFYNLLREGKYLEKKHLTFSHFKDLDTTFDAMFTIGGDGTILRAVTYIRDLGIPVLGINAGRLGFLATIQKDEIKESIALILKGEYSIRERSLLAIKTVPELESFSELNFALNEVTIARKNTTSMIGINTSLDNEYLTNYWADGLIIATPTGSTGYSLSCNGPVISPDSKNLVITPIAPHNLNSRPMVISDDTKIRLEINSREKDFLISLDSRITSVPGNTIVYLEKAAFTIKIILLNNQSFLKTLRSKLLWGEDTRNETNL, encoded by the coding sequence GTGAAAAAAGTAGCGATTTACGGCCAATCATATTCAATTTCTGCAGAAAAAGAAATTAAGATTTTATTAGAAGTATTAGAAGAAAAAAATATTCTCTATTTTTTTGAAGAACAGTTCTACAATTTACTTAGAGAAGGTAAATACTTAGAGAAAAAACATTTAACTTTTTCTCACTTTAAAGATTTAGACACCACTTTTGATGCAATGTTTACAATTGGTGGAGACGGTACAATTTTAAGAGCTGTAACTTATATTAGAGATTTAGGAATTCCTGTTTTAGGAATAAATGCAGGAAGATTAGGTTTTTTAGCAACCATACAAAAAGATGAAATTAAAGAAAGCATAGCCCTTATTCTAAAAGGCGAGTATTCGATACGAGAACGCTCTTTATTAGCTATAAAAACAGTACCCGAATTAGAAAGTTTTTCTGAATTAAACTTTGCGCTTAATGAAGTTACAATAGCAAGAAAAAACACCACTTCTATGATTGGTATTAATACCAGTTTAGATAATGAATATTTAACAAATTATTGGGCAGATGGTTTAATTATAGCAACACCAACAGGCTCTACAGGCTATTCTTTAAGTTGTAATGGACCCGTAATTTCGCCAGATTCTAAAAACCTGGTGATAACACCAATTGCGCCACATAATTTAAACTCAAGACCAATGGTTATTTCAGATGACACTAAAATTAGATTAGAAATTAACTCTAGGGAAAAAGATTTCTTAATTTCATTAGATTCTAGAATTACATCTGTTCCAGGAAACACCATTGTTTATTTAGAAAAAGCAGCATTTACGATAAAAATTATTTTACTAAATAACCAATCTTTTTTAAAAACCTTACGCAGTAAGTTATTATGGGGAGAAGACACAAGAAATGAAACCAACCTTTAA
- a CDS encoding DUF6089 family protein: MKKSILFIAFISFTSLLLGQEYEVGLFIGGSNYVGDIGRTNYIYPNRLAGAAFFKYNKNPRIALRATYSYLPIHGNDADAETDFKVNRNLNFSNTINELAVGMEYNFYEYDLSSVDKTWTPYILFEFAAFNYKYIKSQTSTTSPIENIYANKTSYAVPIGIGYKSKLYGNLAFSIEAKFRYTFEDDLDYSTDKISSLDFGGKGNDWYMFSGFSLIYTFGRPACYTKGL, encoded by the coding sequence ATGAAAAAAAGTATATTATTTATCGCATTTATTAGCTTCACTTCACTTTTGTTGGGGCAAGAATATGAGGTTGGTCTTTTTATTGGAGGATCAAACTATGTTGGAGATATTGGTAGAACAAATTACATATATCCAAACAGATTAGCAGGAGCCGCTTTTTTTAAGTATAATAAGAATCCTAGAATTGCTTTAAGAGCAACGTATAGTTATTTACCAATACATGGAAATGATGCTGATGCAGAAACAGATTTTAAAGTAAATAGAAATTTAAATTTCTCTAATACAATAAACGAATTGGCAGTAGGAATGGAATACAATTTTTATGAATATGATTTATCATCGGTTGATAAAACTTGGACTCCTTATATTTTGTTTGAATTCGCAGCTTTTAATTATAAATATATTAAATCTCAAACTTCTACAACTTCTCCAATAGAAAATATTTACGCAAATAAAACATCCTATGCAGTACCAATAGGAATTGGTTATAAATCTAAATTATATGGTAATTTAGCGTTTTCTATTGAAGCTAAGTTTAGATATACATTTGAAGATGATTTAGATTATTCTACAGATAAAATATCATCTTTAGATTTTGGAGGAAAAGGAAATGATTGGTATATGTTTTCAGGATTCTCTCTAATTTACACATTTGGTAGACCTGCTTGTTATACAAAAGGATTATAA
- a CDS encoding isoprenyl transferase, translated as MDKKLLIDLQKVPKHVAIIMDGNGRWAKGKGMNRIFGHKNALTAVRESVEAASQIGVSAITLYAFSTENWNRPKLEVDALMSLLINSLKKELPDFQKNGVKVNSIGATESLPKKAQKVLNNVISQTSNNTKITLTFALSYGSREEIVNTIKNISKKVVNKELLIEDITENIINNHLYTFNLPDVDLMIRTSGEQRISNFLLWQMAYAELYFTDILWPDFRLEHFYDAIIEYQNRERRFGKTSEQITE; from the coding sequence ATGGATAAAAAACTACTCATCGATTTACAAAAAGTTCCTAAACACGTTGCCATTATTATGGATGGTAATGGCCGTTGGGCAAAAGGTAAGGGTATGAATAGAATTTTTGGCCATAAAAACGCACTTACTGCTGTTAGAGAATCTGTAGAAGCGGCATCTCAAATTGGTGTTTCTGCAATAACATTATACGCTTTTTCTACAGAAAATTGGAACAGACCAAAATTAGAAGTAGACGCTTTAATGAGCTTACTTATAAACTCACTTAAAAAAGAATTACCAGATTTTCAGAAAAATGGCGTAAAAGTAAACTCAATTGGAGCCACCGAGAGTTTACCTAAAAAAGCACAAAAAGTATTAAATAATGTTATTTCCCAAACAAGTAACAACACAAAAATTACTTTAACTTTTGCTTTAAGTTATGGATCAAGAGAAGAAATTGTTAACACAATCAAAAACATATCTAAAAAAGTTGTTAATAAAGAGCTTTTAATTGAAGATATTACCGAAAATATTATAAATAACCATTTATATACATTTAATTTGCCCGATGTTGATTTAATGATAAGAACTAGCGGAGAACAACGCATTAGTAATTTCTTATTATGGCAGATGGCATATGCTGAATTATATTTTACAGATATACTTTGGCCAGATTTTAGACTAGAGCATTTTTATGATGCAATCATTGAATATCAGAATAGAGAACGAAGATTTGGAAAAACAAGCGAACAAATTACAGAATAA
- the bamA gene encoding outer membrane protein assembly factor BamA, which translates to MKLFSAAIVFIALFFTFDANAQIEKDSIKTTNNTSFEKGKKYTLGGTSVTGLIKFSEETVRVFTGLRNGQDIKLPGDKLTSAIKKLYESKQFSNVDVYLSKIDGNTVYLEFDVLELPQLNHVKITGVKKSKAKELIKDAELKQGAMLTDNLIVTSRNYFTKKYTDKGFLKTKVSLDVKKDTADVNTVNMSIFIDKGNKIKIKDIVFTGNKAISSGKLKKTMKNTKEKYFGRFWKGSKYIEEKYQEDLESILDKYSRLGYRDARILSDNISWNDDNTININIGLEEGRQYRFAEILFIGNTEYTDEYLNRILKIEKGDVYNGAVLKERVKGDGSPTSEDLSTLYQDSGFLFSSVNVIETKVEDDSITVEIRIREDEKARIRKVTVSGNDKTNDHVLFRELRVKPGDLFSRSAIIRSIREIGQLGFFDANVTPDVVPDYQNKTADIDFTVVEKGGSQIELQGGYGGGSFIGTLGLSFNNFSIKNIFNKDAYKPLPMGDGQKLSLRLQSSRTYNTYSFSFTEPWLGGKKPKSLSFSVYSSNQYQLDFTTYDVDRDKSLGIIGASIGLGQRLKWPDDYFQLSQTIAYQSFKLNNYGFSVGGDFLSQGTLNNLSYSANISRNSAGPSLIFPTYGSEFSIGVKATIPYSLFESKDYSSLDIEEKYKWLEYYKLNFKGKWYTAFTDKLVLMNNAEFGYLGFYNEELGHSPFERYYVGGDGIAAFQLDGRETIGLRGYENNRLSDTNGGTIFTKFQMELRYSITDSPSASIYTLGFVEAGNSYNNFSEFNPFELKRSAGLGVRIFMPAFGLLGIDFAHGFDPLPGQNVKSGWQTHFIIGRQF; encoded by the coding sequence ATGAAATTATTTTCTGCTGCAATAGTGTTTATAGCACTATTTTTTACTTTTGATGCAAACGCACAAATAGAAAAAGACTCAATCAAAACCACTAATAACACTTCTTTTGAAAAAGGGAAAAAGTATACTTTAGGTGGCACCTCTGTCACTGGTCTTATAAAGTTTAGTGAAGAAACTGTTAGAGTTTTTACCGGTTTAAGAAATGGGCAAGACATAAAACTTCCTGGAGATAAGTTAACAAGTGCAATTAAGAAACTATACGAAAGTAAACAGTTTAGCAATGTAGATGTTTATCTTTCTAAAATAGATGGAAACACTGTTTATCTTGAATTTGATGTTTTAGAATTACCACAATTAAACCATGTTAAAATTACTGGTGTGAAAAAATCTAAAGCAAAAGAATTAATAAAAGACGCTGAGTTAAAACAAGGTGCAATGCTTACAGACAACTTAATTGTAACTTCAAGAAACTACTTTACAAAAAAATATACAGACAAAGGTTTCTTAAAAACTAAAGTAAGTTTAGATGTAAAGAAAGATACTGCAGATGTTAACACTGTTAACATGTCTATTTTTATAGATAAAGGAAATAAAATAAAAATTAAAGACATTGTTTTTACAGGAAATAAAGCTATTTCTAGTGGGAAATTAAAAAAAACAATGAAAAACACGAAGGAGAAATATTTTGGTCGTTTTTGGAAAGGATCAAAATATATTGAAGAAAAATACCAAGAAGATTTAGAAAGTATTTTAGATAAATATAGCAGACTTGGCTATAGAGATGCTCGTATATTAAGTGACAATATTTCTTGGAATGACGATAACACTATCAATATAAATATAGGTTTAGAAGAAGGAAGACAATACCGATTTGCAGAAATTTTATTTATAGGTAATACAGAATACACCGATGAATATTTAAACCGTATTTTAAAAATTGAAAAAGGTGATGTATATAATGGAGCTGTTTTAAAAGAACGTGTAAAAGGTGATGGATCTCCTACTTCTGAGGATTTATCTACATTATACCAAGATAGCGGATTTTTATTCTCATCTGTAAATGTAATAGAAACTAAAGTAGAAGACGATTCTATTACAGTAGAAATTAGAATTAGAGAAGATGAGAAAGCACGTATTAGAAAAGTAACCGTTTCTGGTAATGACAAAACAAATGATCATGTACTTTTTAGAGAATTAAGAGTAAAACCAGGAGACTTATTTAGTAGAAGCGCAATAATTAGGTCTATTAGAGAAATTGGTCAATTAGGTTTCTTTGATGCAAATGTTACACCAGACGTTGTTCCAGATTACCAAAACAAAACTGCAGATATAGATTTTACTGTGGTTGAAAAAGGTGGAAGCCAAATAGAACTGCAAGGTGGTTATGGTGGTGGCTCTTTTATTGGTACTTTAGGTTTATCTTTTAACAACTTTTCAATTAAAAACATATTTAATAAAGACGCATATAAACCTCTTCCAATGGGAGATGGTCAAAAACTATCTTTACGTCTACAATCTAGTAGAACATATAATACATATAGTTTTTCATTTACAGAACCTTGGTTAGGTGGTAAAAAACCAAAATCATTATCTTTTTCTGTCTATTCCTCAAATCAATATCAATTAGATTTTACTACATATGATGTAGATAGAGATAAAAGTTTAGGAATTATTGGAGCCTCTATTGGATTAGGACAAAGGTTAAAATGGCCTGATGATTATTTTCAGTTATCTCAAACAATAGCATATCAAAGTTTTAAACTAAACAATTATGGATTTAGTGTTGGAGGAGATTTCTTAAGTCAAGGAACATTAAACAACTTATCTTATAGTGCAAATATTAGCAGAAATTCTGCAGGGCCAAGTTTAATTTTCCCAACGTATGGATCAGAATTTTCTATAGGTGTAAAAGCAACAATTCCATACTCTTTATTTGAGTCAAAAGATTACAGTTCTTTAGATATAGAAGAAAAATATAAATGGTTAGAATACTACAAATTAAACTTTAAAGGTAAATGGTATACTGCTTTTACAGATAAGTTAGTATTAATGAATAATGCTGAATTTGGTTATCTAGGTTTTTATAATGAAGAGCTAGGTCATTCTCCTTTTGAACGTTATTATGTTGGTGGTGATGGTATTGCTGCTTTTCAATTAGATGGTAGAGAAACTATTGGTTTAAGAGGGTATGAAAACAACAGATTATCAGACACAAATGGAGGAACAATCTTTACAAAGTTCCAAATGGAATTACGTTATTCAATTACAGATTCTCCATCAGCATCTATTTATACATTAGGGTTTGTAGAAGCTGGTAATTCTTATAACAATTTTAGTGAATTTAACCCGTTTGAGTTAAAGCGCTCAGCTGGATTAGGTGTTAGGATATTTATGCCTGCTTTTGGTTTATTAGGTATTGATTTTGCACATGGTTTTGATCCTTTACCAGGCCAAAACGTAAAATCTGGTTGGCAAACACATTTTATTATTGGAAGACAATTCTAG
- a CDS encoding OmpH family outer membrane protein: protein MKNIFLVVVLLLSVTPSWSQKGQTIAYIDMEYILENVPEYLDAQNTLNAKVTKWKKNLDKQARHIEVLKSDLANEKAILTKDLIEEKEEEITIKQEELRRLESLYFGPKGDMFSVRKQLVKPIQDQVYNAIQSIVKRKKYDFVFDKSSELVMLFSNKKYDISELVLSIINRTRLIDEKNAKKVAPKKEFTDKQKQVLAKKEAQIAKQLSARELKKKAIDEKKKALLDKREALLKKREEQRKVLREKKEALRKKREQARKDKNNN from the coding sequence ATGAAAAATATATTTTTAGTAGTCGTTCTTTTACTTAGTGTAACACCTTCTTGGTCACAAAAAGGTCAAACTATTGCTTATATAGATATGGAGTACATTCTAGAAAATGTTCCTGAATATTTAGACGCTCAAAACACTTTAAATGCTAAAGTAACGAAGTGGAAAAAAAACTTAGACAAACAAGCAAGACATATAGAAGTTTTAAAATCTGATTTAGCAAACGAAAAAGCAATTCTTACTAAAGATTTAATTGAAGAGAAAGAAGAAGAGATCACTATAAAACAAGAAGAACTGAGAAGATTAGAATCTCTTTACTTTGGCCCTAAAGGTGATATGTTTTCAGTTAGAAAGCAATTGGTAAAACCAATACAAGACCAAGTCTACAATGCGATACAAAGTATTGTGAAAAGAAAAAAATATGATTTTGTTTTTGACAAATCAAGTGAATTAGTAATGCTATTTTCCAATAAAAAATACGATATTAGCGAACTTGTTTTATCTATCATAAATAGGACAAGATTAATAGACGAAAAGAATGCTAAAAAGGTAGCTCCAAAAAAAGAGTTTACAGATAAGCAAAAACAAGTTTTAGCCAAGAAAGAAGCTCAAATAGCAAAACAACTGTCAGCTAGAGAATTAAAAAAGAAGGCTATTGATGAAAAGAAAAAAGCTTTATTAGATAAGAGAGAAGCCTTATTAAAAAAGAGAGAAGAGCAAAGAAAAGTGTTACGAGAAAAAAAAGAAGCTTTAAGAAAGAAAAGGGAACAAGCAAGAAAAGACAAGAATAATAATTAA
- a CDS encoding OmpH family outer membrane protein has translation MKNLKTLLLIAVFTLGIGGVANAQKMGHIDFEKLVAEMPQTKALKLSIEKLGKTYQDEIEGMGKKLDAKMKKYTAEQNTQTKDTNEKRALEVQQDRAKYEQARQVAYQEMQKKQSDDLGPIIEKAQIAIEGVAASKGILYVLDASVGKGLLVKKGEDLFNDVKAKLGF, from the coding sequence ATGAAAAATTTAAAAACGTTACTATTAATTGCTGTATTTACATTAGGAATTGGTGGTGTTGCAAATGCACAAAAGATGGGTCATATAGACTTTGAAAAATTAGTAGCAGAAATGCCTCAAACAAAAGCACTTAAACTTTCTATTGAAAAATTAGGTAAAACATACCAAGATGAAATTGAAGGTATGGGGAAGAAGCTTGATGCAAAAATGAAAAAATATACTGCAGAGCAAAACACACAAACTAAAGACACTAATGAAAAGAGAGCTTTAGAAGTACAACAAGATAGAGCAAAGTATGAGCAAGCAAGACAAGTTGCTTATCAAGAAATGCAGAAAAAACAAAGTGATGACTTAGGTCCAATTATTGAAAAAGCTCAAATAGCTATTGAAGGTGTTGCTGCATCTAAAGGTATCTTATATGTACTTGACGCTTCTGTTGGTAAAGGATTATTAGTAAAAAAAGGAGAAGACTTATTCAACGATGTAAAAGCAAAATTAGGATTCTAA
- the murI gene encoding glutamate racemase, whose product MSLNKFPIGIFDSGVGGTSIWKEIITHLPSESTIYLSDSKNAPYGEKSEQEIIDLSIKNTQFLLSKNCKIIVIACNTATTNAIKLLRKNYDIPFIGIEPAIKPAALKTKTNTIGILATKGTLNSELFEKTSSTINKEITIIEKVGKGLVELIESGNLNSEKMTKLLSSFIKPMIDKKVDCLVLGCTHYPYLIPQIRELVGNKIQIIDSGEAVARQTKTILETNQLLNKSDTAGVHQFYINKNKKVLEILISGDKNNLKISEEDF is encoded by the coding sequence ATGAGTTTAAACAAGTTTCCTATAGGTATTTTTGATTCTGGTGTTGGAGGAACTTCAATTTGGAAAGAAATCATTACCCATTTACCATCAGAAAGTACTATTTACCTTTCTGATAGCAAAAATGCGCCTTATGGAGAAAAAAGCGAACAAGAGATTATAGATTTATCAATAAAAAATACACAATTTTTATTAAGTAAGAATTGTAAAATAATAGTTATTGCTTGCAATACTGCCACAACAAATGCAATAAAACTTTTAAGGAAGAATTATGACATTCCTTTTATTGGTATTGAGCCTGCTATTAAACCTGCTGCTTTAAAAACAAAAACAAATACCATTGGTATACTTGCTACAAAAGGAACGCTAAATAGTGAGCTATTTGAAAAAACTTCTAGCACCATAAATAAAGAAATTACTATAATAGAAAAAGTTGGTAAAGGTTTAGTTGAATTGATTGAAAGCGGCAATCTAAATTCAGAAAAGATGACAAAACTATTGTCTTCTTTTATAAAACCAATGATTGATAAAAAAGTAGATTGCTTGGTTTTGGGTTGCACTCATTACCCTTATTTAATTCCTCAAATTAGAGAACTTGTTGGCAATAAAATACAAATTATAGATTCTGGCGAAGCTGTAGCAAGACAGACAAAAACTATTTTAGAAACAAATCAATTATTAAATAAAAGTGATACAGCAGGTGTGCACCAATTTTATATCAATAAAAATAAAAAGGTTTTAGAAATACTTATTTCTGGTGATAAAAATAATTTAAAAATTTCTGAAGAAGATTTTTAA
- a CDS encoding type IX secretion system membrane protein PorP/SprF has protein sequence MKVPIIKLFFLFASFFVLKSYSQETLPIYTDYLSDNVYLLHPSAAGIGNSSKLRFTARQQWAGVPNAPALQTVSFHSKFGEYSNAGYGFVLFNDKNGYHSQKGIQGAYSYHLPLSDGEFFQQLSFGLAFTFVQNQSDQRTFTGDDKVASIIESTSYYNADFSVAYHRGGFSSYFTVKNLLLSAKNNLNQSEPLDLRNYIFSAGYFYGEDNYIQLEPSVMVQFKESTGERTADINLKAYKTISKTRIWAAVSYRKNFDVNAIENSQYISPIIGLNYNNLMFSYTYTKQMNDIVLINSGFHQVSVGIDLFTKKPRGSACPNINAVFVGY, from the coding sequence ATGAAAGTCCCTATTATAAAACTCTTTTTTTTGTTTGCATCTTTTTTTGTCTTAAAAAGTTATTCGCAAGAAACTTTACCTATTTATACAGATTATTTATCTGATAATGTTTATTTACTTCATCCCTCTGCAGCAGGAATTGGTAATTCAAGTAAGTTGCGTTTTACTGCTAGGCAACAATGGGCAGGAGTGCCAAATGCTCCAGCTTTACAAACAGTAAGTTTTCATTCAAAATTTGGCGAATACTCTAATGCAGGTTATGGTTTTGTTTTATTTAATGATAAAAACGGTTACCATTCACAAAAAGGTATACAAGGAGCTTATTCTTATCACTTACCTTTAAGTGATGGTGAATTTTTTCAGCAACTTTCTTTTGGTTTAGCATTTACATTTGTTCAGAATCAATCAGACCAAAGAACTTTTACAGGAGATGATAAAGTTGCATCAATAATAGAGAGTACAAGTTATTATAATGCAGATTTTAGTGTTGCTTATCATAGAGGAGGTTTTTCTTCTTACTTTACAGTGAAAAATTTACTGCTAAGTGCTAAAAATAATTTAAATCAATCTGAACCTTTAGATTTAAGAAATTATATTTTTTCTGCTGGTTATTTTTATGGCGAAGATAATTATATTCAATTAGAGCCTTCAGTTATGGTTCAGTTTAAGGAAAGTACTGGAGAAAGAACTGCAGATATAAACTTAAAAGCATACAAAACAATTTCAAAAACAAGAATTTGGGCTGCGGTATCTTATAGAAAAAATTTTGATGTAAATGCAATTGAGAACTCTCAATATATCTCTCCAATTATAGGATTAAACTATAATAACTTAATGTTCTCTTATACGTATACAAAACAAATGAATGACATTGTTTTAATTAATTCTGGTTTTCATCAAGTTTCTGTAGGAATTGATTTATTTACTAAAAAGCCAAGAGGATCAGCTTGTCCTAATATTAATGCTGTCTTTGTAGGGTATTAA
- a CDS encoding sulfite exporter TauE/SafE family protein produces the protein MFLSAFIFGLLGSFHCIGMCGPIAFMLPVDRQKPVKRFLQITSYHLGRLFTYSLIGLLFGFLGKGFYLFGFQQQLSIFVGATMILIVLFPKFFKRINFSKEISKIIFKVKNALGKELKKKGNDTFFTIGFLNGFLPCGLVYMAVFGALTATNAFSGSLYMFLFGLGTIPLMTAVVYLGNFSKGNFRKKIQKVIPVVVVFIGVLFVLRGLGLGIPYVSPAPFLDLVTSNNACH, from the coding sequence ATGTTTCTTTCTGCATTCATATTTGGCCTTTTGGGTAGTTTTCATTGTATAGGAATGTGTGGTCCAATAGCCTTTATGTTGCCTGTGGATAGACAAAAACCCGTTAAAAGATTTCTTCAAATTACAAGTTACCATTTGGGTAGGTTGTTTACTTATAGTTTAATAGGTTTATTGTTTGGTTTTTTAGGGAAAGGGTTTTATCTCTTTGGCTTTCAACAACAATTATCAATTTTTGTGGGGGCTACTATGATTCTGATTGTCTTATTTCCAAAGTTTTTTAAGCGTATTAATTTTTCTAAAGAAATAAGTAAAATTATTTTTAAAGTAAAAAATGCACTTGGAAAAGAATTAAAAAAGAAGGGAAATGATACTTTTTTTACAATTGGTTTTTTAAATGGATTTTTACCTTGTGGATTGGTTTATATGGCAGTTTTCGGAGCTTTAACAGCAACCAATGCCTTTTCAGGTAGTTTATATATGTTTTTATTTGGATTAGGAACTATTCCTTTAATGACAGCTGTAGTTTATCTTGGTAACTTCTCAAAAGGTAACTTTAGAAAAAAAATCCAAAAAGTCATTCCTGTAGTCGTAGTTTTTATTGGTGTTTTATTTGTTTTAAGGGGTTTGGGTTTAGGTATTCCTTATGTTTCTCCTGCTCCTTTTTTAGATCTAGTTACTTCAAATAATGCCTGTCACTAA
- a CDS encoding FixH family protein, whose product MKINWGTGIVIIIVSFMGFISYFVISMSIKKEFKHDLVTEKYYEKELGYQDQINATKNGFELEENITVLSLKEGLRINFPKKFIPTEIQGKVFLYRPSNKLLDFEIPISLSKTYLLVPEKRLLEGRWNISVSWSYENKEYFFNKELNR is encoded by the coding sequence ATGAAAATTAATTGGGGAACAGGAATTGTTATTATAATTGTAAGTTTTATGGGGTTTATCTCCTATTTTGTAATTTCTATGAGTATCAAAAAGGAATTTAAACATGATTTAGTAACTGAAAAATATTATGAAAAAGAACTCGGATATCAAGATCAAATAAACGCGACCAAGAATGGATTTGAATTAGAAGAAAATATTACAGTTTTAAGTTTAAAAGAGGGTTTAAGAATAAATTTTCCTAAAAAGTTCATCCCTACAGAAATTCAAGGGAAAGTGTTCCTATATAGACCGTCTAATAAACTTTTAGATTTTGAAATACCTATTTCTTTATCTAAAACATATTTGCTCGTGCCTGAGAAACGTTTATTAGAGGGTCGTTGGAACATTAGTGTTTCTTGGAGCTATGAAAATAAAGAATACTTTTTTAATAAAGAATTGAATCGCTAA